In Cyclopterus lumpus isolate fCycLum1 chromosome 9, fCycLum1.pri, whole genome shotgun sequence, a single genomic region encodes these proteins:
- the LOC117736881 gene encoding zinc-binding protein A33-like, translating to MAEKTLLERFLNCNVCSETFRDPVSLSCNHSFCSSCLEIFWKQAGNKNCPLCKRKSSKDYPPLNLTLKELADSFAERHKTGSSETEEGEKKVEVVCSKHGEETQLFCEDEQKVVCRVCEFPLHQSHKVVPLEQAVSDLKDQLRSDLVSLQDKRDKNKQVEETYQEVIQHSKEQLLSTERQIREEFIKLRQFLEEEEESRLAALREEEEQKRKTISREMKMIQEQISSLSDSISAVEEDLQKHNVSFLSSYKPTQTRARVQSSLSDPQLVSGVLIDVAKHLGNLSFRVWEKMKDKVHFSPVILDPNTAQPFLYLSDDLTSVRRGDKNQKLPDNPERFTEYTNVLGSEGFSSGKHSWDVEVGDYPFWIVGLVKESVDRKGERFVSPEYGFWCLFHRSGTYTNGAGQTVRVEKSLQRIRVQLDYDRGEVSFYNPEDMTHIYTHRDTFNEELFPYFNIGKAGDAKTAEIKICQTDISL from the coding sequence ATGGCTGAAAAAACCCTTTTGGAAAGATTCCTGAACTGTAACGTTTGTTCAGAGACGTTCAGAGATCCTGTGTCTCTGAGCTGCAACCACAGCTTCTGTTCAAGCTGCCTGGAAATATTCTGGAAACAAGCTGGAAACAAAAACTGTCCCCTTTGTAAAAGGAAATCCTCAAAAGATTATCCACCTCTGAACTTAACACTGAAGGAACTGGCTGACTCCTTTGCTGAGAGACATAAAACTGGATCCTCTGAgacagaagaaggagagaagaaggtggaggtggtgtgtAGTAAACATGGAGAAGAGACTCAACTGTTCTGTGAGGACGAGCAGAAAGTTGTGTGTCGTGTCTGTGAGTTTCCTCTACACCAGAGTCACAAGGTGGTTCCTCTAGAACAAGCAGTCAGTGACCTGAAGGACCAGCTGAGATCTGACTTGGTGTCTCTGCAGGACAAGagggacaaaaacaaacaagtggaGGAAACATACCAGGAAGTGATTCAACACTCCAAGGAGCAGCTGTTGTCCACAGAGAGGCAGATCAGAGAAGAGTTCATCAAGCTCCGCCAGTtcctggaagaggaagaggagtccaGACTGGCAgctctgagggaggaagaggagcagaagaggaagaccaTCAGCAGAGAGATGAAGATGATTCAGGAGCagatctcctctctgtcagacAGCATATCTGCTGttgaagaagacctgcagaaacacaacgtgTCCTTCCTCAGCAGTTATAAACCCACTCAGACCAGAGCCAGAGTCCAGAGCTCACTGTCAGATCCACAGCTGGTCTCAGGAGTGCTGATAGATGTGGCCAAACACCTGGGCAACCTGTCCTTCAGAGTctgggagaagatgaaggacaaGGTCCACTTCAGTCCTGTCATTCTGGACCCAAACACTGCACAGCCCTTTCTCTATCTGTCTGATGATCTGACCAGTGTGAGACGTGGAGACAAAAACCAGAAGCTTCCTGACAATCCAGAGAGATTCACTGAGTATACTAATGTTCTGGGATCTGAGGGCTTCAGCTCAGGGAAACACAGCTGGGATGTGGAGGTGGGAGACTATCCTTTCTGGATTGTAGGTTTGGTTAAAGAGTCAGTTGACAGGAAGGGAGAGCGATTTGTTTCTCCAGAATATGGATTCTGGTGTTTATTTCATCGCAGTGGAACATACACTAATGGAGCTGGTCAGACTGTCAGAGTGGAGAAGAGTCTCCAGAGGATCAGAGTCCAGCTGGACTATGACAGGGGGGAGGTGTCCTTCTACAACCCTGAAGACATGACTCACATctacactcacagagacactttCAATGAGGAACTCTTCCCATATTTCAATATTGGAAAGGCTGGTGATGCTAAAACTGCTGAAATCAAAATCTGTCAAACTGATATTTCTCTGTGA
- the LOC117736878 gene encoding phospholipid-transporting ATPase ID-like, producing MTFFGVECVRKKERELERKLRANDREYNLSFKYATNAIKTSKYNPFTFLPLNLFEQFQRIANAYFLFLLVLQVIPQISSLSWFTTVVPLVLVLTVTAAKDATDDINRHRSDNQVNNRKVQVLIDRKLRGEKWMNVQVGDIIKLENNQFVTADLMLLSSSEPLNLVYIETAELDGETNLKVRQALTVTGDLGEDVEKLADFNGEVRCEPPNNRLDRFMGTLTYAGQKYPLDNEKVLLRGCTLRNTQWCFGLVLFGGPETKLMQNCGKTTFKRTSIDRLMNVLVLCIFGFLAFMCTVLAIGNCFWELNEGSNFTAFLPRQDGNEATFSAFLAFWSYVIILNTVVPISLYVSVEIIRLGNSFYIDWDGKMYHAANDTPAEARTTTLNEELGQIQYVFSDKTGTLTQNIMTFNKCSVNGKSYGDVFDSTGQRLEAPEHTDKVDFSFNSLADPRFVFHDHSLVEAVKLENPEVHAFFRLLALCHTVMAEEKREGELFYLAQSPDEGALVTAARNFGFVFRSRTPDSVSIVEMGRQRSYELLAILDFNNVRKRMSVIVRSPEGKLSLYCKGADTIIYERLHRSCSKLMDVTTEHLNEFAGEGLRTLALAYKDLDEEYFNGWKRRHHEVSTSLDGREGKLDELYEEIEKDLLLLGATAVEDKLQDGVPQTIELLSKAHIKIWVLTGDKQETAENIGYSCNLLREEMNEVFVVSGNSPEDVRQELRNALTSMKPEEGSVFPPESTLGNGGVKAMADEAVNGEYGLVINGHSLAYALERGSELAFLRLACLCKAVICCRVTPLQKAQVVELVKKHKQAVTLAIGDGANDVSMIKAAHIGVGISGQEGMQAVLSSDYSFAQFRFLQRLLLVHGRWSYLRMCKFLRYFFYKNFTFTFVHFWYAFFCGFSAQTVYDEWFITLYNLVYTALPVLGMSLFDQDVNDAWSFQHPQLYVPGQLNLYFSKKAFFKCALHSCYSSLVLFFIPYAAVHDTVRDDGKDVADYQSFALLTQTCLLFAVTIQLGFEMSYWTAVNTFFVLGSLAMYFAVTFTMYSDGMFLTLPSAFPFIGTGRNSLNQPNIWLTILLTSILCVLPVVTYRFLFIQLCPTINDKVMFKVRQAKATPPPPPRRTRIRRTSSRRSGYAFSHAQGYGDLVTSGRFLRRPALPRSSGFSHAGRTTTSFSPMGRSAGYSPTGRPQNAKVSDVEVTSLQMYKTIRDPAL from the exons AGCTGGAGAGGAAACTCCGCGCCAACGACCGCGAGTACAACCTCTCCTTTAAATACGCG ACGAACGCCATCAAGACCTCCAAGTACAACCCCTTCACCTTCCTGCCTCTCAACCTGTTCGAGCAGTTCCAGAGGATCGCCAACgcttacttcctgtttctgctGGTGCTCCAG GTGATCCCTCAGATCTCCTCCCTGTCCTGGTTCACCACCGTCGTGCCGCTGGTTCTCGTGCTGACGGTCACGGCTGCCAAGGACGCCACCGACGACATC AATCGCCACAGGAGCGACAATCAAGTCAACAACAGAAAAGTTCAAGTCCTCATCGACAGAAA ACTGCGCGGCGAGAAATGGATGAACGTCCAGGTGGGAGACATCATCAAGCTGGAAAACAACCAGTTTGTCACT GCCGACCTCATGTTGCTCTCCAGCAGTGAACCGCTCAACCTGGTGTACATCGAGACGGCAGAACTGGACGG agaGACGAACCTGAAGGTGAGACAGGCCCTGACCGTGACGGGAGacctgggagaggatgtggaaaAACTGGCAGACTTCAACG GCGAGGTACGCTGCGAACCCCCCAACAACCGCCTGGACCGCTTCATGGGAACGCTGACCTACGCCGGACAGAAATACCCGCTGGACAACGAGAAGGTCCTGCTGCGCGGCTGCACCCTGAGGAACACCCAGTGGTGCTTTGGACTGGTGCTGttcggag GTCCAGAGACGAAGCTGATGCAGAACTGTGGGAAGACCACGTTCAAGAGGACCAGCATAGACCGCCTGATGAACGTCCTCGTGCTTTGT ATCTTCGGCTTCCTGGCCTTCATGTGCACCGTCCTGGCGATCGGGAACTGCTTCTGGGAGCTGAACGAGGGCTCGAACTTCACGGCGTTCCTGCCCCGGCAAGACGGGAACGAGGCGACCTTCTCCGCCTTCCTCGCCTTCTGGTCCTACGTCATCATCCTCAACACCGTGGTGCCCATCTCGCTCTACGTCAGCGTGGAGATCATCCGCCTGGGCAACAGCTTCTACATCGACTGGGACGGGAAGATGTACCACGCGGCCAACGACACGCCGGCCGAGGCTCGCACCACCACGCTGAACGAGGAGCTCGGCCAGATCCAGTACGTCTTCAGCGACAAGACGGGGACGCTCACCCAGAACATCATGACCTTCAACAAGTGCTCCGTCAACGGCAAATCCTACG gGGACGTGTTCGACTCCACGGGTCAAAGACTAGAAGCTCCTGAG CACACAGACAAGGTGGACTTCTCCTTCAACTCGCTAGCCGACCCCCGCTTCGTGTTCCACGACCACTCGCTGGTGGAGGCCGTGAAGCTGGAGAACCCGGAGGTCCACGCCTTCTTCAGACTGCTGGCCCTCTGCCACACCGTCATGGccgaggagaagagagagg GGGAGCTCTTCTACCTGGCCCAGTCTCCGGACGAGGGCGCGCTGGTAACGGCGGCCAGAAACTTTGGCTTTGTCTTCCGCTCGCGTACGCCGGACAGCGTCTCCATCGTGGAGATGGGACGCCAGCGCAGCTACGAACTCCTGGCCATCCTGGACTTCAACAACGTCCGCAAAAGGATGTCCGTCATAG ttaGGAGTCCGGAGGGGAAGCTCTCTCTCTACTGTAAAGGTGCAGACACGATCATCTACGAGAGGCTGCATCGGTCCTGCAGCAAGCTGATGGACGTCACCACGGAGCACCTCAAC GAGTTTGCAGGGGAGGGCCTGCGGACTCTGGCGCTGGCCTACAAGGATCTGGACGAGGAGTATTTCAACGGGTGGAAACGGCGCCACCATGAGGTCAGCACCTCGCTGGACGGCCGGGAGGGCAAGCTGGACGAGCTGTACGAGGAGATAGAGAAGGACCTGCTG CTGCTCGGAGCGACGGCCGTAGAAGACAAGCTGCAAGACGGCGTTCCTCAGACCATCGAGCTGCTCTCCAAAGCCCACATCAAAATATGGGTTCTGACTGGCGACAAGCAAG AAACTGCAGAAAACATCGGGTACTCGTGCAACCTGCTGCGGGAGGAGATGAACGAGGTCTTCGTGGTCTCGGGGAACTCGCCGGAGGACGTCAGACAGGaactgag AAATGCACTGACCTCCATGAAACCAGAGGAGGGTTCTGTGTTTCCGCCAGAGAGCACTCTGGGTAACGGAGGTGTGAAGGCGATGGCGGACGAGGCGGTGAACGGAGAGTACGGCCTGGTCATCAACGGACACAGCCTG gcgTACGCCCTGGAGCGTGGCTCTGAGCTGGCCTTCCTGAGGTTGGCGTGCCTGTGCAAGGCGGTGATCTGCTGCCGGGTGACTCCCCTGCAGAAGGCCCAGGTGGTGGAGCTGGTGAAGAAGCACAAGCAGGCGGTGACTCTGGCCATCGGGGACGGAGCCAACGACGTCAGCATGATCAAAG cgGCTCACATAGGAGTTGGCATCTCGGGTCAGGAGGGCATGCAGGCCGTGCTGTCCAGCGACTACTCCTTCGCCCAGTTCCGCTTCCTGCAGCGCCTCCTGCTGGTGCACGGCCGCTGGTCCTACCTGCGCATGTGCAAGTTCCTGCGCTACTTCTTCTACAAGaacttcaccttcaccttcgTCCACTTCTGGTACGCCTTCTTCTGCGGCTTCTCTGCGCAG ACGGTGTATGACGAGTGGTTCATAACACTCTACAATCTGGTGTACACGGCGCTGCCTGTCCTGGGAATGAGTCTGTTTGATCAG GATGTGAACGACGCGTGGAGCTTCCAGCATCCGCAGCTCTACGTTCCCGGTCAACTCAACTTGTACTTCAGCAAGAAGGCCTTCTTCAAGTGTGCCCTCCACAGCTGCTACAGCTCCCTGGtgctcttcttcatcccctACGCGGCCGTGCACGACACCGTGAGGGACGACGGGAAGGACGTCGCCGACTACCAGTCCTTCGCCCTCCTCACGCAGACGTGTCTGCTGTTTGCCGTCACCATCCAG TTGGGGTTTGAGATGTCTTACTGGACGGCGGTGAACACTTTCTTCGTGCTGGGCAGCCTCGCCATGTACTTCGCGGTCACGTTCACCATGTACAGCGACGGCATGTTCCTCACGCTGCCGTCAGCCTTCCCCTTCATCG GAACGGGCCGAAACTCTCTGAACCAGCCCAACATTTGGCTGACGAtcctcctcacctccatccTGTGTGTCCTTCCTGTTGTGACCTACCGCTTCCTGTTTATTCAGCTCTGCCCTACCATCAATGACAAG GTGATGTTCAAGGTGCGTCAGGCCAAAGCCACGCCTCCCCCTCCGCCTCGGCGCACCCGCATCCGCCGCACCAGCTCCCGCCGCTCCGGCTACGCCTTCTCGCACGCGCAGGGCTACGGGGACCTGGTGACGTCGGGCCGCTTCCTGCGGCGTCCCGCCTTGCCGCGCTCTTCGGGTTTCTCGCACGCTGGTcgcaccaccaccagcttcaGCCCCATGGGCCGATCGGCTGGCTACAGCCCAACAGGACGCCCCCAGAACGCCAAGGTCTCGGATGTGGAGGTGACGTCGCTGCAGATGTACAAGACCATCCGAGATCCGGCCCTCTGA